The Caldisericia bacterium genomic sequence TTAATTTTTTTGTTCATAAAATATCCTCCTTTTATCAATTTTATAAATTAATTCTTTATATAAAAATCCAAACAAAATTTCATCTACTTCAAATTATGGTGCAGGATATGTAATTGTTATTTCGCTTGAAAATGGATCCCAATCAACTTTTGCACCAAATGTTTCCATAATAAATCTTATTGGAACAAAGGTTCTTCCATTTATAATAACAGGAGGAGCATCAAGTCTTACTGGTAATCCCTCTACATATGCAATATTTGACCCAATTCTTAAATCTATTCTCTTTAACTTAAATATAATTGAAACTCTTTCATCTCCAAAAGAAATATATCTATATTCTACTGTTGCACCAAAGGCTTCAACTATAACCCTTAGAGGCACCATTGCTCTACCAGATTTTTTATCTATCCAGGGAGCCGCTTCTATTTGAACAGGTTTATCATTTACATAAACTGTTTTTGAACCAATTTTTATTTTTAAAACTGTTCTTTTAATGTATTTAATTGGTAAATAAATTGAATTTTCATTTCCTGCTCTATCAACTGCTACAATTGAAATTGAATTATTTCCTTCCTGTAATCTCACACTATAAGAAAAGTTTCCTTGTAAATCATATGAAACTTCAATACCATTAATTGAAAGTTTTGCACCCACTTCAACTTTTCCCTTTACTTCAAAGGTTTCTGTAAAAACTTCCATCCATTTTGTTATTGAGGGATCAAGTTCAAGATATGGCGGAGTTGTATCAAGTGTAATACTTAATGTAACCTCACTAATATTACCAGCAGAATCAATTGCTTGAACTTTTATTGTATTTAAACCAGGCACAAGTTTAATTAGTAAATTAAATTGACCTTTTGTATTTGATGTTGTTCTTGAAGTTTGTGCTGAAACCAGAATTGTTGGTTCTGTTATTCCTGAAATAACTAAATCTTGTCTGTTTGTATATTCAAATTTTGGTTCTAAAATTGTAATTTTTGGTGGAGTTGTATCTACTTTAAATGTTCTTGATCTAACTTGTTCTGCATTATCTAATCCTTTCGTCTTTGAATAGAAGTATAAAATGTGCTCTCCCTCTTTTGCATAAAACTCTTGTGTGTAAAGTTGAGGTTCTTCGTCGTCCCAGTAGTAATAAGTTTCAATAACTCCTTCTCCCTTTCCCTCAAGTTTTATTTTTGGTTTTGTTACATACCAACCGTTTATACCATCAGGTAATTCAGGAGTTACTGTTATTATTGTATATGGAGTTCCAACTATCTCATAAGGTTTTGATGGAACTTCATTAAGATCTCTTGAGGTGTAAAGATATAAAATATATTTATCTGGAATTTCAGGATTTTTTATTTTCGCACTTTTTGATATTATAATTGAATTTTCACCTTTTACAATTGGTGCTGAAAGGGTTAAAACAAGTAATCTTCCTATAACAAGCGGTTCATATCTTATTGGAACTCCTGAAACTTGAATTGCTGTTGGAAGAATTGATTGAGGTATATTTGTACCCAATGGGAATTTAATATAAATTTTATCTCCCTCAAGTAAGTTTATATTTATTCTAAATAAAATATTATATTCAGCTTCTTTTCCAGCGCTTTGTGGCTTTACATTTACCTCAATATCACTAATCGGTGGTGCTGGAGATAAAACAAAGTTATAAGTTGCAGGTTTTGTTTCTTTATTTGTAGTAACTTCAATTGTATAATTACCTGCTTGTGGTGGATTAATTATTCCTGCTTGAGGAGAAATTTCAATTTTTGCTGTTGTTTCTTTTGGAAGTGGAATTGGGGTTTTAATTGTAATTGTATTTGCAGATTGATTAACAATCGGTGAAGTTGTAATTTGAGTGTCATTTAGTTTTATTAAATTAGTATTTATAGTGGCGGGAATAAATGTTCCTATTGGGAATTTTATATTTATTTCATCAGAAACAGATAGTTCTCCTTTAGTTCCAACTCTAATTATAATTGTATAACCTGCGTTAGTTGATGCAGTTTGAGGAGATACTGTTAAAGATAATATCTCCAAACTGAATCCTTTATCAACTCTAAATTGAGGCTGATTTGCAATAGGTGTAAATGTTCCTCCTTGACCCATTGTGAAGAATGAGAATGTATAATTTCCTTCTATAGAAGGCAATGTAACATTATTTAATTTTATTGTGAGTTTATTACCAGAAGCCATTGTTTGAATATTAATTATTAAATTATTTAATTGAGTTTGTATTGTTCCAAGAGAAACTCCTGTATCAGGAGTTACTGAAACAAAACAATCTCCGTTGGGGTCAGTAAGTTGAGGATTTGGAAAACCTACTGGCATAGTTAATTTAATCGCACCCCCAGATAAACTAAATGTCGCTGTAAATGTAAAAGTTATATTTATTTTTTCATTTGTTAATCCTGATGAAGGATTAATAGATACTTGACCTGAACCATTTGCAATTTTTCCAGAAACAACTATTCTTTGAGTTGCACTTTCATAATTTGTTGCTGAAACAGTAATATCCCAAGCACCAGGAGTAGAGTCTTTGTAATAAAATGATTTTTCTGAACTTCCAGATGTAAATATTATTGATGTTATTCCCCAATTAACTCCATCTTCAGAAAATTTTCCAGTAGGAGAATTAGTTGTAAGATTGACTGTAATATTTGTAGGAGCAATTAATGGGTTCCCTTGAGGGTCAACTAAACCTATAACAATTGCTGAAGATTTTTGTTCAAGATCTATTGTTTGAGGTGATGATTTGAAAATAATTTTATCCCCAAAAACTTTAAATGCATTTGAGGTTCCAGTTTTTCCTGAAACAGGATCTGTGACAGTAATTGTTACATTATCTCCGGCTCTATTTATTTTTATATTTCCAGTATATGTTCCATTCACAAATGGACCTAAAGTAATAGGTTCTATAGTTCCAACACCAAGAGAACATGTCAAATTAACTGTTCCATTAAAACTTGAAACAGTTGAATTATCTTCATCTTTTGCAGTAACAGTTATCTCAAATGGTATTCCTTTGTTTTGATTTCCAATTGTTGATATTAAGAAGTGGTGAAGTCCTTTTGCAACAGTAAATTTATTTGATAGTGATGTTACAGATGGGGTTGTAAGTATAACTTTAAGTTGAACATCTGTTCCATGAGTTCCAAGTTTTACATTACCTGTCCAAACACCGCTTATAAAAGTAATTGATGTTGGCTCTAAAACCGTTGAATTTACAGCAGATAAAGTAGCAGAACCATTAAAGTTTGTACACAAATTTCCAAACTCATCATAAGCCTTAATTGTTACACTAAAAGGAACATTTACTGTTTGTGCACCAATAGTTGAAAATACAAAATTGTTAACTGGTGCTGGAAGTAGAGTTATAGCATTTGACTCTCCTATTTTACCATCTTTTTCAGCAATTAATTTTATATTTGTTCCAGCCTTTGTTAGTGTTACACTTCCAATCCAAACACCATTATTAAAGAAACCAGTTATTTGAGGAGTTATAGTTCCATCTGAAACAGATAAATTAACTTGAGATACAAAATTTGGAATTGTGTAATTAAGTGAATCTTTAGCATAAATTTTTATTGTGAAAGAAGTTCCAGCAACTTGTGGAGATGGTATTGTATCAAAGGTAAAGTGGTCAAGCGCACCGAAAACTGAAAATATATTACTCATTCCCATTTTATGAGTTATAGGATCCTCAGCAAAAATTTGAACAGATGGATTTGGAGTGTTTATTGTGACACTCCCAGTCCATCTACCATTAATAAATGAAGTTGTTGAAGAAGGAGAAATTGTACCAGGCCCTGTTGAAGAAGTAAGAAGCGCTGTTCCATTCCATGTTGTAATCAAAGAACCAGCAAGATCAACAGCTTTTATAGTTATATTAAATGGTATACCTGCGGTTTGATTTGATATTAATTCAAATTCAAATCTACCTAAAACATTTGATGCACAAGTAAATGAGTTTGAAGTCCCAGTTATTGGTCCATTGTTTGCAGTTATTTTCATACTTGAGTGAGGAGTATAAAGTGTGACGCTTCCAGTCCATTTGCCTAATGTAAAGTTTCCTGTTGTTATTGGAGAAATTCCACCTGTTGAGGCAGTTAAATTAACGTTACAAGCTCCTCCTCCATAAATTCCCCATGTATCAGTATTATCCCAAGCACTTACAATATATCCATTTATATCTTTTGCATAAATAGTTATATTAAATGGATTATTTATTGTTTGAGGACCTATAATATCAAAATCAAAATGGTGAATTGTTTGGCTTGCAACAGTAAATGGATTTGATGTTCCTTTAATTCCTGGATTTGAGGTATCAGTCACAGTAATTGTGTGAATACCGACAGTTCCCATTTCCATTGAATTTACAACTCTTACACCAGAGGAAAAACCAGTTAAAGTATAGGGTAAAGGAAAACCAGCAATTTGGGCATTTGGATCAGTGGAAGTAACAATAACTGAATAACCTGCACCTGAATATGTTGTTACAGTATTATCCCATTGATCAACTGCAGTAATTCTTAATGCATTTTCAGGATGAGCTCCAGGATTAAAGACACATCCAACTGTTTGTGGACCAACTGGTTTATAATCTCCAGTAACAGGGTCTAAGTCATTTGAAGTGACTTTAAAGTGGTGAAGTGGCCCTGGTAAAACATTAAATTGATTAGATAATCCATATTTTGATGCATATTCAACTTTAAGTTGTACATTTGTACCAGTTTTATATAAAGTTATGTAGCCACTCCATACTCCATTAACAAAATTTACTGAAGTAGGCTCAATTACAAAATTAGCAGGAACTGTTGCTGAAATAGGAACTGTTGCATTAAAGTTTGAAATTATATTATCTAAACTATCTTTTGCATATATTTTAACTAAAAAGGGAGTTCCTGCTGTTTGAGGCGATGCTATTAAATCAAAAGTGAAATGATGTAATCCTGCAGAAACAGAAAAGTTGTTAGAAGTTCCGAACTTTGAAAGGGCAGATGCTGTAATAAATACTGATGGTGTAGGAGTATCAAGAGTAATATTACCCTCAAAAACTCCATTCACCATATTAACAGAGGTTGGAATTATATTTCCCACTGAAGATGAAAGGGTTAAAGTGGTATTTAAGTCTGAAATTAGATTGTGTTGAGAGTCATGTGCTTCAATTCTTATTAAGAAAGGAACTCCAGAAACTTGTGGTGCAATTGGAGAAAAATGGAAGTGATCTAGTGGACCTACAACTGAAAATGAATTTGAGTAACCATTCATCCCACTTCCCCCTGCATCTGTTGCAACTATTTGAACACTTGAAAATGGGGCATTAATTGTTATATATCCACTCCACTTTCCATTTACAAACGGACCAACAGTTCCTGGTGAAATAGGTCCTGATGGATTTAATGTTAAATTAACATTTCCTGTAAAGTTTGTAACAATATTCTCATTACCATCTCTTGCAGTTATTTCAACAAAGAAACTTTGATTTACCTTTTGAGGAGAAGGAATTAATGAAAAAGAAAAGTGATTCAATGTTCCTTGAAGTGCAAATAAATTTGATTCACCGGTCACACTTCCATAAGTTGCTACAAGTTTTACTGCAGTTGAAGGAGTATTTAAAGTAACTGTTCCAGACCATATTCCATTTACAAATACTACTGGAGAAGGATTTGTTGAAACTCCCATTGTTGGTAAGGAAGAAATTATAACTTGTTGATTGAAAGATGTAACAATCATTCCAAAAGAATCTTTTGCATAGATAGTTACAGAAAAAGGTACACCCGCAGTTTGAGGAGAAGCAATTGGTAGAAATTCAAAATGATCTACCACACTTGATGATACAGAAAATATATTAGATTCACCAAAAATAATATCATATGTACTATTCGAAATTATGTGTTCTGTATGTTTTTCTAATGAATTAAATGTTATTAAATTTATATTTAAATCTGAATCTCCACTTTGAACGTAAGTATTTGCTCTATAATTTCCATATGGTGTTAATCTTTTGTCACCTACACTTACTTTGTTATCACCATCTATGTCTACATAAATATATTCTCCAAAATCAAACAAATTATTTACACTAACATTTTCTGTATGTTTCTCATTAGAAGCAAATGTTATAAGTAATAAACCTATATCTGTATTTCCTGATGCAACAAAAGTATTATAATTATAATTTCTAACATTAGTTAATCTTTTATCACCAACATTTACACTATTACTATTATCAATATCATAATAAATATATTCTCCATATTGTGAATTTGCATAAATTTTAGCTCCTGAATCTGATGTACTTAAAGTAACATTTCCAGTCCATATTCCATTAGTTAAATTTATTATATTTGGTGTTATTGTTCCACCTGGAGTTGAAACAAAAAGTTTTATAGGCCCATTATATGATGTAACTATTCTTCCAGCGCTATCCACAGCCTTAACTGTTATTTGAAATGGAGTATTTTTGCTTTGATTTCCAATTGGTTCAAATTGAAAAGAAATAGGATCTGGATCTGAAACAGTGAATGTATTAGAAATACCTGGATTAATATTTGGATCAGCCGGTGCAGGTGGAAGTGTTGGAGGTGTTTCATCATCACAATAAATATAAGCGGCACTTGATGAAGTAGTTAAAATCACATTGCCTGTCCAAACTCCATTAGTAAATGTTATTGAGGTTGGAGATATTCCTACTGGAGATGAAGCTAAATATGCAACTCCATTAAAAGATGTATTAAGATTTCCAAAACTATCTTTTACTTTAATTGTTATTTGAAATGAATTTCCTACTGTCTGTGGACCTATTGATTCAAATACAAATGTACAATTATCTAAAATTTGAGGTTGAACGTTAAAAGTTGCACTTCCCTTTATTGTTGGATTTGATGTATCTTCAACATAAATTGTTTGAGGTCCAGCAGTTATTAAAGTTGCGTTAAAGGGTCTGTCTCCATTATCTGCCGGAACATATGTAGTGTCAGGCGGAAGAATTAAGGGTGGTGATGAGTAAGTATCTGTTGTTGAAAAGTGAACTGTTCCAGTATAATTTGTTATAGTATTTCCAAATTCATCAACTGCTTTTACTCTAAAACTAAAATTTGTTCCAGCAACAGGTGTAGTTGTAGAAAAATTATAAAACTCGAAATGGTGCAAAGTTGAAACTCCAACTTTAATTTTAGGTGGCATTAAATCTTGAAGGCCAGATCCATCTAAAGCATTGATTGTTTGAGTACCAGAAGTTTTTAAGATTACTCCATTAGTAAAGGTGTGTTTTCCATTGTCTGAAGAGTTAAAGGTATAATTTGAGGGTGAGAAGGTGGCAAGGGGATCACTTGAATTAAAAACAACATTTTTATTATAATCACATACAATATTTCTCCATTCATCATAAATTCTTACTTCATAAGTTATTGGATTTCCAGCAGTTGTTGTATAAAATCCAGGAGTGGTTGATCTTCTTGTATCACCAAAATCTACAGTATTGTTAGTATTAGAATCTAAATATAATAATTCTCCATAATTATACTTTCCATCTGCTTTAACATTTTCAAGATGTTTTAAATTGCTTCCAAAAAAAATAGTTAGAGATGCGCCTAAATCAGTATCTCCACTTTTTACAATCGAACCAGCAGGATATGTAACAGACCCCCAAGTTACTGGTGTAATTCTAACATCTCCTGATGAAACATTGTTGCTTCCATCAATATCAATATAATAATAATCTATTTCTGTAAATGTTCCAGAGGCATCTTGATCCCAACCTTTTTCATTTGCATTGAAAGGTATTAATGTCAATCCGTCATCAGCATCATTTGTAGCAACAACTGAAAAAACAGAATAAGTAGATCCACTTATTGATAAAGGTAGAACTTCAATAAAAGAGG encodes the following:
- a CDS encoding stalk domain-containing protein — protein: MKKGRVVLLSFIIFLLLSMYIPRVYGGPAVKLKVEVPLSAKVGVPFNITIKALDASDVLDSSFSGTVNLSVVQSGFAIYPYEVIFNGSEGGQKIVSVTISSNDLTNWATIQIKATKTGLTDGISSGFSITGGNPSFIEVLPLSISGSTYSVFSVVATNDADDGLTLIPFNANEKGWDQDASGTFTEIDYYYIDIDGSNNVSSGDVRITPVTWGSVTYPAGSIVKSGDTDLGASLTIFFGSNLKHLENVKADGKYNYGELLYLDSNTNNTVDFGDTRRSTTPGFYTTTAGNPITYEVRIYDEWRNIVCDYNKNVVFNSSDPLATFSPSNYTFNSSDNGKHTFTNGVILKTSGTQTINALDGSGLQDLMPPKIKVGVSTLHHFEFYNFSTTTPVAGTNFSFRVKAVDEFGNTITNYTGTVHFSTTDTYSSPPLILPPDTTYVPADNGDRPFNATLITAGPQTIYVEDTSNPTIKGSATFNVQPQILDNCTFVFESIGPQTVGNSFQITIKVKDSFGNLNTSFNGVAYLASSPVGISPTSITFTNGVWTGNVILTTSSSAAYIYCDDETPPTLPPAPADPNINPGISNTFTVSDPDPISFQFEPIGNQSKNTPFQITVKAVDSAGRIVTSYNGPIKLFVSTPGGTITPNIINLTNGIWTGNVTLSTSDSGAKIYANSQYGEYIYYDIDNSNSVNVGDKRLTNVRNYNYNTFVASGNTDIGLLLITFASNEKHTENVSVNNLFDFGEYIYVDIDGDNKVSVGDKRLTPYGNYRANTYVQSGDSDLNINLITFNSLEKHTEHIISNSTYDIIFGESNIFSVSSSVVDHFEFLPIASPQTAGVPFSVTIYAKDSFGMIVTSFNQQVIISSLPTMGVSTNPSPVVFVNGIWSGTVTLNTPSTAVKLVATYGSVTGESNLFALQGTLNHFSFSLIPSPQKVNQSFFVEITARDGNENIVTNFTGNVNLTLNPSGPISPGTVGPFVNGKWSGYITINAPFSSVQIVATDAGGSGMNGYSNSFSVVGPLDHFHFSPIAPQVSGVPFLIRIEAHDSQHNLISDLNTTLTLSSSVGNIIPTSVNMVNGVFEGNITLDTPTPSVFITASALSKFGTSNNFSVSAGLHHFTFDLIASPQTAGTPFLVKIYAKDSLDNIISNFNATVPISATVPANFVIEPTSVNFVNGVWSGYITLYKTGTNVQLKVEYASKYGLSNQFNVLPGPLHHFKVTSNDLDPVTGDYKPVGPQTVGCVFNPGAHPENALRITAVDQWDNTVTTYSGAGYSVIVTSTDPNAQIAGFPLPYTLTGFSSGVRVVNSMEMGTVGIHTITVTDTSNPGIKGTSNPFTVASQTIHHFDFDIIGPQTINNPFNITIYAKDINGYIVSAWDNTDTWGIYGGGACNVNLTASTGGISPITTGNFTLGKWTGSVTLYTPHSSMKITANNGPITGTSNSFTCASNVLGRFEFELISNQTAGIPFNITIKAVDLAGSLITTWNGTALLTSSTGPGTISPSSTTSFINGRWTGSVTINTPNPSVQIFAEDPITHKMGMSNIFSVFGALDHFTFDTIPSPQVAGTSFTIKIYAKDSLNYTIPNFVSQVNLSVSDGTITPQITGFFNNGVWIGSVTLTKAGTNIKLIAEKDGKIGESNAITLLPAPVNNFVFSTIGAQTVNVPFSVTIKAYDEFGNLCTNFNGSATLSAVNSTVLEPTSITFISGVWTGNVKLGTHGTDVQLKVILTTPSVTSLSNKFTVAKGLHHFLISTIGNQNKGIPFEITVTAKDEDNSTVSSFNGTVNLTCSLGVGTIEPITLGPFVNGTYTGNIKINRAGDNVTITVTDPVSGKTGTSNAFKVFGDKIIFKSSPQTIDLEQKSSAIVIGLVDPQGNPLIAPTNITVNLTTNSPTGKFSEDGVNWGITSIIFTSGSSEKSFYYKDSTPGAWDITVSATNYESATQRIVVSGKIANGSGQVSINPSSGLTNEKINITFTFTATFSLSGGAIKLTMPVGFPNPQLTDPNGDCFVSVTPDTGVSLGTIQTQLNNLIINIQTMASGNKLTIKLNNVTLPSIEGNYTFSFFTMGQGGTFTPIANQPQFRVDKGFSLEILSLTVSPQTASTNAGYTIIIRVGTKGELSVSDEINIKFPIGTFIPATINTNLIKLNDTQITTSPIVNQSANTITIKTPIPLPKETTAKIEISPQAGIINPPQAGNYTIEVTTNKETKPATYNFVLSPAPPISDIEVNVKPQSAGKEAEYNILFRININLLEGDKIYIKFPLGTNIPQSILPTAIQVSGVPIRYEPLVIGRLLVLTLSAPIVKGENSIIISKSAKIKNPEIPDKYILYLYTSRDLNEVPSKPYEIVGTPYTIITVTPELPDGINGWYVTKPKIKLEGKGEGVIETYYYWDDEEPQLYTQEFYAKEGEHILYFYSKTKGLDNAEQVRSRTFKVDTTPPKITILEPKFEYTNRQDLVISGITEPTILVSAQTSRTTSNTKGQFNLLIKLVPGLNTIKVQAIDSAGNISEVTLSITLDTTPPYLELDPSITKWMEVFTETFEVKGKVEVGAKLSINGIEVSYDLQGNFSYSVRLQEGNNSISIVAVDRAGNENSIYLPIKYIKRTVLKIKIGSKTVYVNDKPVQIEAAPWIDKKSGRAMVPLRVIVEAFGATVEYRYISFGDERVSIIFKLKRIDLRIGSNIAYVEGLPVRLDAPPVIINGRTFVPIRFIMETFGAKVDWDPFSSEITITYPAP